The genomic region agatgcatatgaatatatatgtctatatatgagtatgatcataaatatttaagtatatatatatgcatgtatgtgtatatgtgtgtatatatgtttgtgtgtgtatatgtatgcatgtgtatatatatatatatatatatatatatacgtgtatatagagatttataattttaattgtagccttcttgagggaaggggcaaggaaaggggaaaaaagaacgaAGTAAAAAgcacacagaagagaacaaaagaaaatttacaaggaagcaaagaaaagatggacagctttcaacacaatacatagtatttattaagcattcttgagatggaaatttattgctgtatattttgaattccCTTACATTCTgttgtgcacatgacatgcttttttttcttttttattgtgtatttaaatttcagtaataaaaaagaaacagaaatttattgctgtatatcttgaattctctcttatgctctgctgtgcacatggcaatacttttttcttttcttattttgtatttacgtTTTAACATTTAAGTTTactatactttctttttcttttcttattatgtatttacatttaaaataataaaagttataattttatgtacatacataaatatatatgtaaaattatgaaATGTCATATCTGCAATTAAactttttataataatattaactacAGATATAGAACTATCTTTTCCAAACCACCAATTTGGACATGTTTCATTGAGTCACTGGCCAGCAGAAGAAAGGTGGGGCACAGCTCTGGGGGAGTTCTGAATACAGAATATTACTTAAGTTCAATAAAAACCAACTTACGTGAAGTGCATGTTTGCTAGCGGCGTATCCTGAGCCAAGAGGGGCTGCTGCAAGGCCCATTAAACTGGACACCGTAACTattttcccttgcttcctttcaATCATGTGAGGCAAAACACATTTCGTTAAGGAGAGAGTGCCCATAAAGTTAATTTCCATTATCTCTTTATAAACATCCAGGTTTGTTTCCTCAAACAAAGAACGTTGAGACCTTCCACCATTGTTTACCAGAATGTCAAtcttgggtaaaaaaaaataaaaattaaaaaaggcaaGGTGACTATATTATTAATTGGAATGACTTTTCATTGGAAGATTACTATGCTGAAATATTAGGTAAGGCATCATAGTTCTAGCCAgaacatcaacaacaaaagtaaccAATCAACAACTCAGAAACAGAAACGGAGAGGAAAAATCATTATTTCAGTCTCCAATCTATTATAAATCACTTATAAGTAACTAGATGGCAAACTAGATAGAGGCCTagacctggaatgaggaagacctgagttcaaatccagtctctgacccTTCCTAGCTCTGCAACCCTGGACACAATgtctctcagcatcagtttctATAAAAGTAAGATgctaatagtagcacctaccatTTATAAAGTTCATTGCAAACTTATAAATgctgactattattattatcatgaaaCTCTTCTGAATTAAAGGCCCACTGCTCTAAAACTGACAAAGGGTAATCAATAAATGaactaattttcatttttcatgaaaataatttctctATACTATATGTATTATAACACACCTTCTATAAAGAAAGCATATCAGGGTAAGAATAAGCCAGCTCTTACTTCTATACCTTAGACCCAATTCTATCgacaatctaaaaaaaaattttgctggCTTATAAACTACTCCTAGGATGGTGTCCAATCTATCTCTCCGCCCCTTATCATGCATTCTTGCCCAGGGTTCCTTCTTTACAACATTGCTCCTAGGTCTGACTATGCAGTAGTCACAGTTCCTATAGTATAAAGTTAACaacatttttattcatgtttCAGAAATAAAGGATTTTGAAATATGCTGAAGCAGACACCTAACGTACTGACTCTCCCTTGTAGGTtgctgttatatatatatacatatatatatgtgtgtgtatatatatacatgtatatatacatatacatgtgtatatatgtatatatacatatacatgtgtatatatgtatatatacatatacatgtgtatatgtatgtatatatacatatacatgtatatatgtatatatacatacatatatgtacatgtacatatacactcatatacattttaaaacaattttaaacatatttttaaagttttgagttccaaattctatctcttctgccctcccttccctccaccctccctgagacagtaagcaatctgatataggttatacatgtgcagtcatgcaaaacatttctatattagtcattttgtacaagaagactcaaatttttaaaaataatgaaagagagaaagaatgaatgaaagtgaaaaaagcatgcttcagtctgtattcagacaacatcagttctttctctgaaagcaGGTAGCATTTgcagttactttttaaaaaattgtcaatCAACTCAAAACATAACTTACTTGACCGAACTTTTGGAGGACTCTTTTTGCTGCTGCTTCATGAGAACTTCTGTCAGTCAAATcaaggggtaaaacaaggatatcTTTTTCTTTCAAGTTGCTAATTTCTAAATAAAGAGGTTGAAACACCGACATGACTGCCAGGTCACTGCTCCGACACATTCCCATCAGCATTATTCCACCACTAAGAAAATGCACTTTGCTATTACAGTTTTCCATGGATCTCTAAAAGAGGAGTCAGATATGTACAACTTGGGATAGTAGAGGACAGAAGATATCATCTAGATATCTTGGTTGGATTATCAAAAAGTGAGCTATCCCATTTCTATGGGCAGAAGTCCCAGCAGCAGGAGCAGAAGGGATCATAATGAAGTCCAGACTCTATTATAAAGTCTAAAGGAGGACCAAATTGGATTTAGGACAACCCCTTGGGAGGCACAAAAGGACTATATGTATTTCCTATATGGCCCCAACATTAGCAAGATGCCACAATCAATTGTTCAGAGAATGTAATTTATAGAAGTGTCTGTTAGGAATTATGGCCAAATAAAATGTAGCAATGATTTTTTACAAAGAAGGAGTTAATAGCCAAATGACCCAGATAGGCTCAAATAATATAATACATTGCAAAAAGTGAGGGGGCATAATTCgaagtgtgtgtgtattttagcTTGCTATCTCTTAAGGTTAGGGTCATTCCCTACAATGCACATTTTAGCCAGAAGAGAACAATGGGTATTtgccaaaggaaacaaaagagacaGCCTGAGGGTTCTGAAAGAGACTCAGAGGCATAATAGGGATCTAAATATAAGATTTAAGTGTTTGGTGATCTTAACTTCTTATAGACTCAACATTTCTGATTTGGCCTCTTTAAGGCctgattgttgtttgtccttcttctttgaagaggaccgtgacatcaggagggtgatgttaTGACTTGCAAATGATTTGCAAAgaatttaagtaagggagggaagtgcaaagtcaccagcctcactctctcctctggagccatctgggtctagtggccagatacagatcagaacaactggagatggcccaggatgcagtgggagaccttggcctttttcacCTGGTCTCCCTAAAGAGCTCAGAGAGGGCTAAATGATCTTGGTGTCTTAGTGATGGGGGACCTGATGAAATTGCAAAGAAAGCCCCCCAAAAATGCAAGTTTTCACAGTGGTCAGGAAGGGTGCTGAATAAAACAAGATAAGAATTGGCTATAAAAGGATACTTTGACTCCTTCTCAGCATTAACTTGGCATCAATCAAATGCATTGaagaagggatttcagaaggAGGACTGATTGAATACAATAGGGTTCTTTCTGTCTTATCACCAAAACAAGACTATTTTTGCAGATGGAATAGAAACTTTTctaacaaaaaacccaaaattctCAGAGTTTGGGGCTTGAATTTCtaataataaatattagctaGGATACTTGAGATTGCTTCTAAATGACACTCCAAGAACAAAAATATTGAGCCTGATCACCATATTTATGACACCACCTTAAGGGTTATTAGGCTATTACTGCCTACCCCCTGCACTACCTCTCTATTTTGTAGAGCAGTAATTCTAGAAGGGACAAGTGCCTAAGAAAGAACCAAACGGAATGGTATGAAAATTCTGAGGAAAAAGGAATGAGTTATGGctaggagtgggggaaggggaggatcaagaaagacttcatgcaaGTGTACAAAATATAACCCAGGTACTGgtaatgacatcaggaggatgacGTCATAGAATGGCTGGAACACAGAGCacagtggtgggggaggggtggggggaggtggcagAAAGATAGACATCTGGGTCCAAGTACTCAAATCACAGACAAGGCAACCacccctccaccaaaaaaaaaaaattctaccaaaTTCTCACAACTGTATTCAAGTTTAGACTTGGATTAAAGTTAAAGAAGTTAAAGaagattttacatacataaatgaAGTACATTTGCAATTTTACTTACCAAGACATTTATTTTTCACCCTTTCTAGTTCATTTACTTTTCTTGATGACAGCACAAGGGATGTTCCCAATTTAGACAACTGGTAGACAAGCTCCTCGCCAATTCCACTTGAGGCTCCTGTCACCCAAACCACCATATCAGATAACTCCCATTCTGttcaaaagaaaataggaaaaaagagcaTATTGATTATAATAACATGTAAATGAATAACAAAAACCTTATTCCTTCCTCCCAAAAATAACTTTAACACAAAACACAAGGATAACACctggaagaaaaacatgaaaaataaagtctTTAGGAAAATCTCAGAATATTACTGACAACCTCTGAGAGGGTAGTTTCAGTggagtgatgaggttggaagtcaAAATagaagagcagaggagagaagtggaggCAATGACTGTGAACAGCTTTTTCTAGTTTAGCTGTAGAAATAAGACAGCTATAGGATGGTAATGAAAGAGTATAGTAAAGTCAAatgatagctttttttaaaataagggagaCCAAGGCACATTTACATGCAAAGGGGAatgtggcagctaagtggcgcagtgagtagagcaccggacctggagtcaaaaggacctgagttcaaatttggcctcagacatttgacacactagctgtgtgaccttgggcaagtcacttaacctcaattgccctgccttcttccctccaaaaaaaaaattaaattatatgcaAAGCAGAAGAAGCCActaaagagagattgaagatacaCAAAAGAGAAGGGATAACAGTAAGAACTAGCTTCCAGAAGAGATGGGGGGTGGGTGTTGGGATCACAGGGCACAAGTAGCAAGGAGAAAAATCACACCTCTGTccgttgttgtgtttgtccttagttttcaaagaggaccatgacatcagggaaatgatgacatgacttgcagctgactttgatttgaaggagggagggctgtgcaaggtcactttctcctccagagccacctgggtccagtggccagatattcctcaggatgactggagatggccttgcatgcaatgggagaccctggccctttcaggcttaGGCTTTTTCAtgtagagtgaggtaatgcccattcagtaaatagtcctctttaagaaatgagtcaagggatggcccctttaattagaaaaaaagaaaaaaaaatcaaggtgggaggggaagaccctcagggttgctgttccaaagagaaacaattaccattgacattcattctAAGCCTGGAAGGCCCAAAATACGGCCTTTGAGTGAagtttgggcagggacctatagTGATACAACCAGTGAACttcagaggggaagggaggggaggagaagggagggcagcgagggaagggagggaagggaagggaaggaggaaggaaggaaggaaggaaggaaggaaggaaggaaggaaggaaggaaggaaggaaggaaggaaggaaggaaggaaggaaggaaaagaaaaagagagaaagaaagaaacctagaCAGTAAaacccaagttaagtgggcagcacCTCTGTCTGAGACTaaagcaaaggaggagagaattggAGCATTAGGTTGAGGATTTTAAGATTTAGGATGAGGATGAAAAGGatgatttctatttttctcatAAAGTAGAAAACAGGATCCTTTGCTGAGAAGGACTGAGGAGGAGGTGGCATAAGAAGAAACTTAAAGAGAAACAAGatgttctttttaatttaatttttttttaagtttggagCAACTGATGTGGGAAGTCaattagggaaaataaaaagactgCTACGGAAGATACTTCAGGGAGAcaatggcagagtaagcagtaaatcactgtagcTCTCCCACATTCACTgtcaaacaaccataaaatagtgcccagAACAAATGCCGGAATGGCAGAGACAGCAGAAAGACAGGATGGAGCAGTCTTTTAGCCCAGGAGACTGGGAGGATTGACAAGAAAGATCTATcacactcaggtaaaaggggagtgcattccaggacaggaagagtcccagcaagccagcagcaagccccaccaaGCCCCACCAGcaagcaaaccagtgggagatcctgagccccagtgtggtgggaCAGGCAACGCCAACACCAACATCCCGGCATGACTCAGCATAGTCAGAGGAACTGGCAAACTCCAGCTCCgagaaccaccacatgcttcagcgCAGCCCCAGGCTGGGCCGGCAAGTGACCTATGGTGGCTGGACCTCCAAGTGTTTCAGCTTTGCTCTGGGCTGCCATCCTAAGGCATTTGGACTTCCACTTGCTTTTGTTTGGCTTAGGACAActaggcatcctccagcagcccaACCTCCATATAAGTCAGTGTAGCCCcggggaaacacagaaaaaccccACCAGGCCTTAGCACATGCCAGACATCACCACTaagaccccagctcagcaccaggtaaactaccaGATCCCTGTAACCTCCAGCAGAACCAGCCACagcacagcaccaggtaaacGGCTAAGCACAAGAAGCCCGAGACAGTGACCCTtcccctgggagcagagctcaaatttaaaagaaaggaaaacggTCTAaaaggggcagggcagggggaaggggataagcagaaaacaacaaaaaaagaagctgaaCAGAGAAAGTTATTATGGGGACCGgcaagaccaagacacaaactcagaagaggacagcaatgtcaGAACACCCaagggcaaaaccccaaagaaaaacggGAAGTTGTCTCATGCCCAAGAAAGAGCTcatgaaagagctccaaaagcagtTTAATAATcatataagagaagtagaagaaaaatgggaaaaaaaaacaagagtgatgcaagagaattgtgaaaaaagactcaacagcttggaaaacagcttaaaaagtagaattggacagatggaaaaggagatacaaacattcactgaagaaaacaactccttaaagagtacaattggccaaatggaaaataaagtacaaaagctaatcaaagaaaacaacactttaaaagttagaactgggcaagtggaagctaatgactctataagatcatgaatcaatcaaacaaattcaaaaaaatgaaaacatggaggaaaacataaaatacctcacgggaaaaacaactgacctggaaaacagatccagaagagacaatcagaatcattagactacctgaaagcataatcaaaaggaggacctgaatagcatctttcaagaaattatcaaggaaaaattgcCCTGATGTCCCAGAACCAGAGGACAGAATAGGCACTGAacaaatccaccaatcacctatggaaagagatcccaaaataaaaatcccaagaacattgtagccaaatttcagaactatcaggtcaaggaaaaaaatacaggaagtgaccagaaagaaacgattcaaATATTGctgagtcacaatcaggatcacacaagacgtGGCAGTTGCAACATTAAAGAATCTGAGCTCAGAGAACATAatgttccagagggcaaaggagttaggactaCAACTAAGGAATCACTCACCTGGCAAAATTTAGCATAATATTTCAAGTGAAAAAATGATCATTCAACAAAATAGGAGCATTTCAAaccttcataaggagaagaccagaactaaatgaaAAATTTGGCGTTCAacatcaagacccaagagaagcataaacaggtaaaaaggaaaagaaaacagaagggattCAGTAGAGCTAAATGGTTTACATCCCTGTacctcttaaaaattgtatcactatcAGTACAGACAGAAGGAATACACAGAGGGGGTGCGGGTATAAGGtatatttgagggaatgacacaAAAAGTGATAAGAAAGAGGAGTAAAATGGGTacagaagggagaggtagaatggggtaaattatcttacatgaagaggtgagaaagatctattacagtggaagggaaggtgggggaggggtgatgggCATTACTTGAACATTACTCTCagcagtattggctcaaagatggaCTAATACACACAATcagatgaatatagaaatctatcttacctaccagggaagtagaaggggaggagattaaataaagggggggagggtagagtggggactgatagaagggagggcagatcaggggagtggtagacaaaagcaaaacattagTGATATGGGAAAGGGTAAAAAGAGATagaagacaaacaggaggaagaataggatggagggaaatacacaggtagtcatcataaatatgaatgtgaatgggatgaactctcccataaaacagaagcagatagcaaagtggatcaaaaaccagtaTCCCACactatgttgcttacaagaaacacacttgaagcagagagacacagagcataaaggaaaacctggaaagactttgtaggaactgatgcaaagtgaaattaggggaaacaggaaaacactgtacacagtatcagcaacatcgtgtgatgatcaactatgaatgattcagcctttctcagcaacacaatgatctaaaacaagtacaaaggactcacaaaggaaaatgctatctatatccagataaagaactgatggactctgaatgcaaattgaagcctatttttttactttattctttctcctgtgtggttttttttttttgcttttgatccatttcttcttccacaaccatgatgaatgttttacatgatagcatatgtataaactatatcaaactgcctgccattttcagaagaagggaggggagaaagggagggagaaaaatttggaactcaaaatgtcaaaatgaatactaaaaactttcttgatttgtaattgtggggaaaaaataaagtactatttaaagtagaaaaaaagactGTTATGCAGCAGTTAGGGCCCAGCTAAGATTAGATAACAAATTTGTAGCCCAGTAGGCATCATCGTGTGGCTCACTCCTACAGCATTCAGCTGCACACATGTATCAGTGGAGAAGGGGGTGGTGGCAGTAACCCAGGGTTGGGTTATAGTAAAGTATGAGCCATGGATAGAACAAGGAGGCAAGCGACATAAGAGGAGTGGACAACATATAGCTGAACTGGTTAACTACAGAGTACTGTTTGCTTCAACCCAAAGTGGTGGGAGATGATACACAATCTGATGAGTCCCTGCACCTGGAGCAAATCATTAGGCCAGAAGAGGCCTAAGCACTAGCCAAGGTCCTAACAGCAAGAGGAATGGGGTCCTAGACATCTGGTCCTGGTCAGATTCCTGAAGGTGAAAATTCTGGTGTCAGTGGGGGAGGCACTGAAGAGAGGACATTTTCTTGAGTGGGGTCTGGTCCAGGAAAGGGAGCTCTGTGGTAATGAAGAGGTGAAGGGCTTGTGGCCATGAGTCACAGCAGGGTAGCATCATATTCCAGGGCTGTGGAGGTGGGAATAGGAGGCCTCCAAATCCATGCCTTGGGCAGACATGGTGCCAGAGAATCCCCTCACAGTGTCAATAGAAAACAGTCCCAGATCCCTCATGGTAACTCTTGAGGCAACTGTTGCATTCCTGCCCCTCCCGTGGCCATTAACTATTTCCCACCTCCTGATGCCACATCTCACAAGGACTTGCACCTGACAGTGCAAAGAAAGCAAGAGGTTGATCCGCaatactccaaatgtggtctgaaCAAGGCAAAGTACCAGGGGGGCTGTATCACTTCCCTCAGTCTGAGGACAATGCCTCTATTGCTGTTTGCTCTGCCCTAAGTAGTTCAGAAAGGTCTTGTGAGAATTAAATGCAATGCATGATGCAAAGCATTTTTGTACCATtcgagcactatataaatacaaaggaGAAGTAAAATGTTGTCAGTTCAATCAGACAAAAATAAGGACTTAATCTCTCCCAATAGCCCGATCCTTTTACTCCTTCCAACACCTAAGACAGAGTGAAGCACGCAGAACAAGGGAAAATCCAAATCATACTGATACATGGTCACATCAAAGCATCAAGATCATATTACCTAATGCTCCAGAGGTTGTGAAAGACGTGAAAAGCAAGGGAAAGGGAACATTACCAGTGTAGTAACTGAAGGAGCTTAGAAAGGCTTTCAAAAAACGCTCGACCATCTGCTGTGCCATGAAATTCTACCTGCCTACTAAAATTCAAAGACCCTTGTGGAAGATCATCCCAGTTTTCTCCACTTACTTGTAGTATGTGGGAAAGAGCATGGACTCAGAAGTCAGAGATctttggttcaaatctcacctattACGTGTGAGATTTGAGGCAACTAAACCTATGATCCTCACCACGTACGTAAGTAGAGTGCTTTGCAGAACCGTAATGGGTGGTATAAATACTCCAGAAACTAGCAAAAAGAATAAATAACGTTTGCGTCCACTTTAGAAAGAGTATTCTTGAATCACTCCAAGTATGAAACAACACCGTGCAAATTCTATCGTGCTAGGGCAGGACTTACTAAGCATGAACGACTAGCCCTCATCTTTCACAACTGCGCAGCTCCTTGAATTTGCTGAATGAACATTCTGCTCCATTTACGCCTTACTCCTAAATTCTGCCAGTACTAGTCCCTTAGGTAAACAagaaggggcgggggggggggggcccccGCAGGAATGGCTTGGGAAGGGGCCATCCTAGATTTACTAGGTGTAAGTATGAACTCCACCCTCCATCCAAACAATGGGGATTCTTGGGGACGAGCGTCCCCAATCTGGAAACTCTTCCCCTTCCATATTTTGCAGGAGGTGTGTCCCAAGACAAGAGGCAGCGAGGCCTACCCAAGAACGTTCCTCCCTAGCCATTAATAGAGCTACTCAGCAAGATTTCTCAATTTCTCCTTCCCTTCGGAAACGGGGCTGGGCTGTGCACCGCCCTGCTTCTGGCCTTGTGAGGGAGCGCCGGCGACTCCGCTCCGCGCTCTCCTCCAGCCCTGAGGACGGATGCTTTTATCCCACACCAGAGGCAGTGCCGAGATCACACCCCAACCCCTTGGGAAGCCAGCAGCCGCAGCTGCCACCGCCACCAGTCTCACCCGACAGTCCCTAGAGCCCGGACGAGGTCCTCACCTGGTCGGCGTCCCTGCCATTCTGCCCACAGCAGAGTCAGGTCGCCGTCGGCTCGCACGAAACGGACCAACTGCACCCCTAGGTAGACGAGCACACAGGCCAGCAGCAGGGACAAGAAGAGGTCCCAGCTCATGCTCGCTGCGCCCTGCTGTACTCCCCAAGAAAAGGTAACCGCAGGAAGCCCTCTTCTCCTGGACAGCGACCTTCCTCTTTTCGGGGCTCTTGCCTTACCACTGAGGCTCAGCGCAGGCGTTCGCTCAAAAAGCTAGGTGGCCCTGCGACCATTCCTCGCCAGGCCAGGAATCTAAATATAAAGACTTTCTCAAGCCCCGCCTCCTGACCCTTGCTTGCAAACTGGTCCGCCCTGTACTCACTTCTGCCAGCCGAGAGAAAGAATTTTCGATAACAGAGGGAACTGTACACGAGGAATGGAGAGGGACTTTATAAGTCACTTAGTTCTACGCCCTCGTTTTACAGGCGAAGCTACTGAATCCTAGAAGGATGATGTGATCTGTCCAAAGTCAGACAGAAAACAACAAcagtgatgacgatgatgatgatttgAAAATActttctctaactccaaatcagTACTCTCTCCATCCACCATGCGGTCTCTTTCTGCACCCTACGTGCCAAACTCCTGCGACAGCTCACGATGTTAGAAAGCACGCACCCAAGATCAAGGAAATTTGTTCTGTATAATTAATGCCGAAGAAAGGAGATCGGGCAAAAGCGGGGCGGGGCGCCGGGGAGAAGGGGCGGGGCGGGGAAGGCGGTGCCgtgtggggaaagggaaagagggtaCGGTTTccgggcagctagatggcacagtggatagagcactggtcttggaatcaggaggaatcATCTtcgttgagttcaaatccagcattagattcttactagccgtgtgaccctgggtaacctgcttgcctcagtttcatctataaaatggtctaGAGACGGCGAACTATCgtggtcaagaaaaccccaaatggagtcaccaagaatCGGGTATAACTGAATAGCAACATGAATAACATGCCTTGTTCCTGGATCATTTCAACATGTTTTAACAAGCTCATTCTGTTCTTTCTTGTAGCCAGTTATCAGTTTTTTATCAGTTCCTCTTTCAGAGTGCCGGGTGCTGACTTaaactggttggttggttgttttccttccttctgttagaGCCAAGTTAcattgtgtctgactgtgactgattgGAATGCTCTagcacaggtcaggcacaaatagtcaacCTGAACATTTGGTGTGGATTcattaaatttgtgcatctcctatttcttttgagctacttcaattctgcttttctcctaGAGCACAGTACCTTATCTAATGAGGGCACTCTGTGCTGGATGCtcttttgccagtgtctcccatgtcacactgTCACaccatcaattccaaagttcttaagagagaccttgagagtgtccttatatcgcTTTTTTCtcgaccaccatgtgagcacttgccctgcatgagttctctataaaataatctttttgacAAACGACACAGAACAGGGATCTTGAGATAGGCTTTTGGGGGCTGGCTACCCCAGGAATTCTTGATTTTCTTATGTGGCGCCGACTGGAAGCAGATATTTTCTGCAACTTTACCCTTCTTGGAGAACATGACCATTAAGAGAAGGATCAGCCTGAGCACGCTCTGGCTTATTAGAAGACAAATCCTGAGGAGGTATTTGGAGAATTGAAGatgaaatatttattcaaaaatcTACACTAAATGCCTCATGTGTAAATATTTTAAGCATCAATCCTCCCCAAAGATAGAGTAGGAATTATTGGCAATGTTTCATGTTTCAAGTCTTGGTCACTTTGTGCTTAAGAATCTTTTGtggtttaaaaaatttctttgtgTGGAGAAAATTAATAGCTACCCTATACCTAATCTCCCTATACTTTCAGTCTGTTTCAAGTTTCTTCTGGTTTGACACTGAGACACCAGACTTTTAGCTTTAAGTGATTTTGCCCAAGTCTAGGGGGAAGGAGGACTGCATGCATTAAAAGAAATTAGATATGTTCTTGTGACTAGCATTTTGAAAAGTCTAGGACTAAGTCCTCTGTGAGGAGAGAGGCCTCCAGCCTTTATCCACTTACTGcgactgtttttgctttgtccCAGTTGTGTATATTGGATATGGTATGATCTTATGAGCTTTGAGCAGCTGGAGTCCATGCTGGAATTTGCCAGAAGCCAGAACATGAGAAATAATATCCTCAGTAATGACTCAGTCTGGCTATAGCAGAGATGCAGATTCATCCACACATCGGCCAGC from Trichosurus vulpecula isolate mTriVul1 chromosome 8, mTriVul1.pri, whole genome shotgun sequence harbors:
- the DHRS7 gene encoding dehydrogenase/reductase SDR family member 7, which produces MSWDLFLSLLLACVLVYLGVQLVRFVRADGDLTLLWAEWQGRRPEWELSDMVVWVTGASSGIGEELVYQLSKLGTSLVLSSRKVNELERVKNKCLEISNLKEKDILVLPLDLTDRSSHEAAAKRVLQKFGQIDILVNNGGRSQRSLFEETNLDVYKEIMEINFMGTLSLTKCVLPHMIERKQGKIVTVSSLMGLAAAPLGSGYAASKHALHGFFNSLRGELVMYPDITIMNICPGPVQSNIVQNAFTEEVSKKLENPGNQQYKMATSRCVRLMLVSMANDLKEAWISEHPYLLFCYIWQYAPTWACWLTNKLGRRRIENFKNGLDADCSYFTPSEKKSD